Within the Carassius gibelio isolate Cgi1373 ecotype wild population from Czech Republic chromosome B15, carGib1.2-hapl.c, whole genome shotgun sequence genome, the region CTCTTTTTACTCCATCCCACCATCACATTTTTAATAAGTAAAGGGGAATTTATCATTAGCTGTTCACTGTCAACTGATAAGAGAACATGCAAAGAGGTTTTATGAGCTTCAACACAGACTGAAGAAAATGAGTAAGAGTctaatttgtgtattttatgtataattggTGTCTGctgaattattgttattattttacattataacttGGTATTGCTTGATTGTTTATTTCTTGATTTTGTCTGCTTTATTTACTGCCTTTTATGCAAAATTTAATATgaacaataaaatatacttaatatatgcTTAAAATactttcacattttaaaaatttcatcatgtattttattttttccaattgcAAAAAgagtgaaaatattatttaaatgtttttacagtaaatacatttttattacaaacCTATTGTAAACTGACATTTTATAAAATGCCAACTTTTAGATGAAAATGGTGGAATTCCtctttaaaaatgaaagaaagaaagaaagaaagaaagaaagaaagaaagaaagaaagaagcaaatatgaataaatgtaagtgAGAATGCAAAACTATGCTTCATATTGCATGTTCTCCTGGTGTAGAAATATTTCTTGCATGTAAAATGGACCattaaaaaatattcagattCCAAAGACCAACTTTTATTGTGCTTTCTCTTGTTTTTGAGTAGCAGGAACTACTTTTGGACATCAAAATGTGACCAGTTTCACAACAGACAATTCTACCATGCAGGCAGAGGACTTTTCGGGCATTAAAGtcttcaaaatatgcatttacttGGCAATCTCTGTCGTAGGTCTCATCGGGAACGGGCTTGTAATATTTGTGACCGGCTACAAAATGAAGACAACTGTCAACTCCATTTGGTTGCTCAACTTGGCGATTGCAGACTTCATCTTCTCTTTAACTCTATTCATAAGATTCATTTTAGCCTTATGCAAGCTGGTTTGTCACTTTGGTGACTTCATATGGAAGTTTCTCCTATTTATGATTTACTTAAACATGTTTGCCAGCATTTTTCTGCTGACGACTATCAGTCTGGACCGATGCCTTTGCACATGGATGGTTGTGTGGAGTCGGAACAATCGAACCCTGTTCAAAGCTAGAATCATCAGCAAGGTTGTGTGGGTTTTATCTATCAGCTGCAGCATCCCCGCAGTCATCAATCACGCAACAGCAATGCCTGAAGTACACGGtaaaaatacaacttttataAAATCCTACAAGTCTTTGGTCACATTTAGGTTCATAGTGGGCTTCTTCATCCCCTTCCTGGTCATTGCATCTTCATATATAAGTATCGGCATCCGTGTAAAAAGCCTCAAAAAGAGGATGCAGTTCAGGTCTTACCGGGTCATTATAGCTCTGGTCCTGGCCTTTTTTATATGCTGGCTTCCTTTTCATATCCAAGAGTTTTATGACATAAGTGCAAAGGAGAATCAGTGGAGTGAGTCTGCTAAGGATGTTTTATTACAAACAAAAGCTGTAGTGAACTGCCTGGCTTTTCTAAGCAGCTGTCTGAACCCCATTCTCTACGTGTTCATGTGTGATGAGTATAAGAAGAAGCTCAAACAGTCTCTGCTGCTAGTGCTGGAGACGGCTTTTGCTGAGGATCATCAGGACTTCAAAGTCTCAAACCAAACAGAAGACGTCGCTATCTCTGTGCTTGCCAGCTGACACGATGAAAAACCAAGCCATTAAAATGATCTAGGCATTCATGAATCTGCTTCCTTACCTTGATAGCCGCACTTTTATGACTTATACAAATGAGGTTGAATAAAATATACAACCATAAACTGCATTATACGAGTGGAAAAGTTGAATCAATGCTCAGTCTGTTCTATTTTGggagaaaatattttgaaactcTGCTTAAATCTTGTTGGCTATTTTAATGCAACATTGTCTCATGTAATACATTATATGGAATAATACCTATTTTTCCCAAATGAGGGGCCCTTTTATACTGAGAAATGTAATTTCATGGTGAATGTGATTTCCCCAAATACAATgtattcctggatcaacatcccaatcaaccaatcagattttaaGGATAAATTTACAACAAGTGTTATGTGCTTCTGTACCCttgttattataatttgttaACTATAATTTCCCTCTGTTTTTTGGCACAAATTATGGGTAGCGGAAGGGTTAGTTCTAtgtttttggacagtaatgttgttccaggatcaagaAGAAACTAGATTTTGCTAATTTGATTCTAATTGACACTGGACTGGTTCTCTTTTGCAAGCATTCAAAAATGAGTCAGAGATGTACCAAATTGTGTGTTCCAAACACTGAGAGTCCTGCatggaaatgtttaaataataacaaagtaaaaatgtaattcttaAAAGCAAGATGTTCGATTAAGATGTTAAAATTAAGATgatgtttaattatattaaatcttGCTTTTGCCATCAGTCATTTCACCTGTTCTCACTGTATCACATAGGTCAGGTTTTCAGCCTGATAAGAGGTAGCTGGCCAAGACACATCAGTCGGGTTCCCCATCTACTGTAGCTTAAGTTTCCACTGCGTTCACACAGGTGTTTTCTTCAGTGACAATGAAGCACATATGAAAGCATATACTTTATAAACAATCATGTTGTCATTTTCATTAGAAAATGTATCTTTCAGTTTAATAAATTTTCCAGTTCATGTGGCAAAGAGGTTTGCATTTTTGAGCTAAAGAAAGTGGTTTGTACTAGAAATGCAAACAGTGAAATTGTGTGTTTAGGCTACAGTTAAACAGGTGtatacgtgtatgtgtgtgtgtgtgtgtgagagagagagagagagatcatgtaGAGAAGACTTGTATTTGGCTTATTCAGATATATGTTATACCCAGCAATTAACGGCTCTGGTTATACCTATCTATGTATTACAATGGAATACTGCTTTTTATGGTATATTAGCTCAGCCCCTCTAAAATCAGCCCCTGCCATGACATGTTGACATATAGGCCGTGAGGTTATTTTAATGATGAAAAACACAGGTCTTAAACACAGGTATAGCTATAACTTTCTCCTGTATGCAaatcagtttttcatttttatcataATACAAAAAGGCCAAAAGCAGTCTCTCCTACACAGagtgcaggggcggatctaccggggtggcatagggtgcaacgaattaaaggttatggccaacttgaaaatttacgagcatgaatctttcgtgattcgtgatcctgctccgaactcccgaactgattcaaatgatttgcgatccccaaactgactcaaatgattcgcgaacccgctttggactcccgaactgactgaaatgattcgtgaacccgctacgaaatcccgaactgactcaaatgattcgcgaacccgctccgaactcccgaactgactcaaatgattcgcgatcccgctccgaactcccaactgattcaaattatttgcgatccccaaactgactcaaatgattcgcgatcccaaaactgactcaaatgattcgcaaacccgatttgaactcccgaactgactcaaatgattcgcgatcccgctccgaactcccgaactgactcaaatgattcgcgaacccgctccgaactctgacatatattcagatataaatgtagctaatttaaaaaataaattaataattttcgattttcaaatattgcacctgtcaaacatagtctattttgcagtcaatactgttgacagtgtcctttatcagtaggctttatatttatgctcagcagggccgtgcagagacctttggaggggcaggtgctcaaagtattaaaggggcacatggaacaaggctttaaatggcgctgttcaaaatatcaatacagcaatatattgtgatgcattccttgcggattcacgtatcgatatggatggttatgtattgatacagcagcaaatgctttgatgcaaagaaacaatagagaagacaattttaagtttaaaataataatagctctgggattagaaactgaaatgtcttaaattgtcccaacctgaaggctgtttcttctctgtttcagcattaatctattattttaaccatcactactactcttgcacctaatcaataagtccaccttaaatagtgatacataaaaaaactgatccactggaatatagtgattaatattattattactgttgtagttgttattgtctaaaattgaacacctttgcaatgtaaacaaatgacaggctacatttgttattcatctccttcacactgcactttgatttcaggtatattatgcattttttattgacactgatatttttacatttatttccagagagatattattgagtttacaggctaaagtggtcttgctgttgaaagcactgttgctattgtagaaaaaatatatatttgggtcacatttaaaatataattatataattaattcctgaattgtttttatttttataatgataattcagagaatgagaaaaccTGAATAAGCctaaccagtgttgtgataattatttttaaagcactcaatgtgttaaaaaataaataagtactgtaatataataaaagtttagtcaaataacataaaaaagaccagacccttcgatgcctgtgaaaattttctccctcaaacagctaACGTTAGTGTTACttttacactacaggctacacacagtatatatctgcatgttctcacatcacatcgttcttgtaaaataataataagtatataaacatcaaaatcacttcgctgagaatgaaacaccacttaccagctgccacggttcTGAAAATATCTTTGAGCAATTAAAAATCAGCCTGCGGCCTGAGGAATTTTCccggtcaggtgaaaggtcatcatattGGACATTTTATTTACgactaaattgtaataatattatgattgggcgttgacaaaagggtatgttattacaaaaaaaaaaaatcgaggaaaagcagcaggtgctcaagtgaaccttggttctttcggacaattcgatcaaataaaccagttgaaaaaaaaaacggttcaccggttcttttgcgctcgatgtaatgtcactagcgatgactgcccttaattcaagccttcagtttacccgcgcttataacataagcacagaatcagttcagaatcaatcaccaaaagaaccagttcgtttcagacgagctgtgagtcagtctgcttcacgctgaatcacgcatgcgcagtatcatcagctcaatgagcgcttcagaactcctgacctgatatttagatatactattcttcaataaatatatttgtttgacagggaagctgtgcgcaaacatgaatatatattattttttcaaaaaaaaaaaaaaaaaaaaaaaaaaaaagcaccccagaaaaaagggcactttctctccaggaataaaaagggcaggtgctcaagccccctttgatgtctatgtgtgcacgtgcctgatgCTCAgtatgaagtatagatattgttgtcatgaagacaagatcctggtccgTCGGTGGCCTCCCTTTATGTCACccacagtagcagcagcgcgccagcgccacgtcaggcacgattctggtgtgttaAGAccttttacagtctatggtaaagacacagaaaacgcgaagcagccgccATGCTCACGacatgcagccagtgtgtcaccggcctgagaCTCAGGAGGAAAAGTTAGGTAAAATTtgattatctatctatcaataAATGAAGCTTTAATGAAAGCACAGACTTTGAGATGATAAATAACTAACGTTACAGTGTAATACTCTACTACGTGATACTTTacccacttttaaaaagcgtgaggatacgtaacaacttcgttttgtgtcagaactttcacactttcattcataaattcaccccgtctgtgtttgaaaagcgacagggattgaatcgcggaaatggaacttgctgtataaagcagaacgtcacggaattcAGACATTTTTGAACTAATAAATCAAAGGTAgagcatttaatcaaatctcgatatggactagtgtctgtaaTATTAAAGGTGTTCAGTACTACCGTCGCTCCCTACACGCAGATTACGCaatctgcctagggcaccaactcccatcccagttgctaaaaaaaaaaaaaaaaaaaaaaaactttctccaTTCttccatccgcgctcgcgaccgctcgcacctcatgtttgcggctgaatggtCATGATTGATTGAtgaacatctatgcccgggtagagTAGCTACATCAGCGATCCAgcttgacgttggacgttggactcaaatttagggaccgtctctaaagtgacatgtgatattggtatacacttttctaacgtcagtagcatttgaggagaaagacctacagtcataaaacaactgtaatctgtccatctaggtgtcagctacaatgcacaccttatacatttttaatatatattgaaataaattataaataatttaggtaaaaacaaggcccgtttatcactttcaggcacattcctgtgaaaccttacgaaaattacccatggttttaacaataacaccacaaatcattgttcttgtagccatggtaactgcaaattaaccatggttttgttacttcaaataataatttacaaagaattattaatatactgtaatattttgatgTTGTTGCTGCTATATAAACAGACCTAAGCCaccaatagcctttaaaatgacatgcattatataaaaaaaataatgaggcaataatgattggttaataataacactgataaaatacataatgtaggctaaaacaaaataatcaatttatgtacatgttattacaaatgcctgcaaagggagccGAATGCCATGTAATtactgctgttacacttacaggatgatcacatccttgtttaggctactgaccaaacatttaattcaaatattcacttaatctttcatttttggccacctttgtgctatagatgacacagactttataatttcttcaaaaaaaaaaaaaaaacatgcatatcacaaccattacaaaaataaaccatggttttatcatagtaaaactgcttagtttccttttgcatgatttctgaatgcttgagaagactataaaataaattagagtcaataataataaagttacagtcacaggtaaatgtcgagagctacaattgtgatttgtaaataatacaatttattaatttagtttttttatttgattaaagttcttttttcagccctatagtaggtgttttttttttcatcatcatatttgaggaaggggggcacaacaatacagtcCTGCTTAGGACACCCATTtagccagcagcggccctgaagatgttgttatacacgtctctggaatgtgtgctctaccacacacacacacacacacacacacttaagcacgcgtggtgttttcagctcttcactatattgacacatgatgtaggctacacatgtgcacgcaagctcgctatgagaggatttcaccatttcatttgataaaactatcgtcattcatccgtatcgtatacacagactgacaaaaacaacaatgtctttatgacaacctgtgaaaataaaatttcgttataacttgaagaaatgtaaacagaaatatagtacaattgcacagtagagtatgatatacttcaagtaggcttaatagctaata harbors:
- the LOC127972849 gene encoding C3a anaphylatoxin chemotactic receptor isoform X2, with amino-acid sequence MTGTTFGHQNVTSFTTDNSTMQAEDFSGIKVFKICIYLAISVVGLIGNGLVIFVTGYKMKTTVNSIWLLNLAIADFIFSLTLFIRFILALCKLVCHFGDFIWKFLLFMIYLNMFASIFLLTTISLDRCLCTWMVVWSRNNRTLFKARIISKVVWVLSISCSIPAVINHATAMPEVHGKNTTFIKSYKSLVTFRFIVGFFIPFLVIASSYISIGIRVKSLKKRMQFRSYRVIIALVLAFFICWLPFHIQEFYDISAKENQWSESAKDVLLQTKAVVNCLAFLSSCLNPILYVFMCDEYKKKLKQSLLLVLETAFAEDHQDFKVSNQTEDVAISVLAS
- the LOC127972849 gene encoding C3a anaphylatoxin chemotactic receptor isoform X1, with the protein product MNKSGTTFGHQNVTSFTTDNSTMQAEDFSGIKVFKICIYLAISVVGLIGNGLVIFVTGYKMKTTVNSIWLLNLAIADFIFSLTLFIRFILALCKLVCHFGDFIWKFLLFMIYLNMFASIFLLTTISLDRCLCTWMVVWSRNNRTLFKARIISKVVWVLSISCSIPAVINHATAMPEVHGKNTTFIKSYKSLVTFRFIVGFFIPFLVIASSYISIGIRVKSLKKRMQFRSYRVIIALVLAFFICWLPFHIQEFYDISAKENQWSESAKDVLLQTKAVVNCLAFLSSCLNPILYVFMCDEYKKKLKQSLLLVLETAFAEDHQDFKVSNQTEDVAISVLAS